One Stigmatella aurantiaca genomic window carries:
- a CDS encoding carotenoid 1,2-hydratase: MSSSPALPSLPSGPGTYRWYYADVTAGEYSAVFIFMVGSLFSPRYSVAARQGGLPWEHAAVNFALYRQGVRLCWVLSEYPALTLESPWHLRIGRSTLAYEGNRVRMEVDERTAPWGRPVRANLTLEPLTPLGTEVQLVPDLPHWWQPMAPRAHARLELVTEGLALEGMGYHDTNHGGEQLGARLPGWRWARTHGGQETVVDYVLPGGVTPVRVKAGEQGVQCERESQGLAVPRMGRTGWGLQVPRHLHAGALEVGEARLLESSPFYARVEARKQGLDTLGEVADFRRFHSPYIRWMAHFRTRLERAS; encoded by the coding sequence ATGAGTTCCTCGCCCGCATTGCCTTCACTTCCCTCCGGCCCGGGAACCTACCGCTGGTACTACGCGGACGTGACCGCGGGGGAGTACAGCGCCGTGTTCATCTTCATGGTGGGCTCGCTCTTCTCCCCGCGCTACTCGGTGGCGGCGCGCCAGGGTGGACTGCCCTGGGAACATGCCGCGGTGAACTTCGCCCTGTACCGCCAGGGCGTGCGCCTGTGCTGGGTGCTCAGCGAGTACCCGGCGCTGACGCTGGAGTCCCCGTGGCACCTGCGCATTGGCCGCTCCACGCTCGCCTACGAGGGCAACCGGGTGCGCATGGAGGTGGATGAGCGCACGGCGCCCTGGGGCCGCCCGGTGCGTGCGAACCTGACGCTGGAGCCGCTCACGCCGCTGGGCACGGAAGTCCAGCTGGTGCCGGACCTGCCGCACTGGTGGCAGCCCATGGCGCCGCGGGCGCATGCCCGGCTGGAGCTGGTGACCGAGGGGCTCGCGCTGGAGGGGATGGGCTACCACGACACCAACCACGGCGGAGAGCAGCTCGGCGCGCGGCTTCCCGGCTGGCGCTGGGCGCGCACGCACGGGGGCCAGGAGACGGTGGTGGACTACGTGCTGCCCGGCGGCGTGACGCCCGTGCGCGTGAAGGCCGGCGAGCAGGGCGTCCAGTGCGAGCGCGAGTCCCAGGGGCTGGCGGTGCCGCGCATGGGGCGCACCGGCTGGGGGCTCCAGGTGCCCCGTCACCTGCACGCGGGCGCCCTCGAGGTGGGGGAGGCCCGGCTGCTGGAGTCCTCTCCTTTCTACGCGCGTGTGGAGGCCCGGAAGCAGGGCCTGGACACGCTGGGCGAGGTGGCGGACTTCCGGCGCTTCCACTCGCCCTACATCCGCTGGATGGCGCACTTCCGCACGCGCCTGGAGCGTGCTTCATGA